The window GTGATCGCCGCCAGCGGGAAGCCGATGACGAAGTACACGTTCATCGCCACCCCGAAGTCGGAGGTGAACAGCCGCAGCACGTCGGCGGCGATGAAGTGCAGGTTGTCGGCCTGCGGGTAGTCGCTGTAGAACTGCCCGTACGGGGCGCCGAGGTCGGGCTGGTGGGTGAACCAGCCGGTCTCGATGATCGTCTTGAAGTGCGAGGCCACGGCGAGCGCGTCGCCGGAGTAGTAGAAGGGCACGCGCCAGTCGACGCCCCAGAGGTTCAGGCCGAACCAGACGGCCAGCAGCGAGACCGCGGCGGCCACGCCGTACGGGGCCAGCCGCAGTGCCACGCCCTTCGCGCCGCTCATCGGGCCGCTCGCATGCGCCGGGCGTTCAGCGCGTAGTAGCCGCGGCGGGCCAGTGCCATCAGCTCGGCCCGGCGGTCGCCGAGGCGCACGTCGGCGGCGCTGATCACGTCGGGCGCCTGCTCGCGGCACCAGGCGTGGTAGGCCTTGGCCTGGGTCGACTGCTCGTCGACGAGCGCGACGCTCCACTGCGTGTCGTTCACGCGGAACACGGCGAGCGTGCGGTCGACCGGCAGGTAGTCGCCGCGCAGCAGCACCTTCGAGTAGCTCGTCTGGTCGATCAGGTAGGGGAAGCGGGCGTCCCAGCCGCCGGCCGCCTCGAGCTCGGCGCGGCGCATCGTCACGCAGCCCGGCTCCCCGAAGACGTTCGTGCCCTTCCGCACCGTCTGGCGGATGGCCTCGACGCCCGGCTGCACCGCGCGCCGCACGCCCTGCAGGCCCCGATTGCGGATCGTCACCTTCCCTCGGGCGTCGACGATGTCGCGGGGGCTCGACACGAGCACGACCGACGGATGCGCGTCCAGGGCCTCGGAGTGCGCCTCCAGGGCGCCGGGGTACAGCAGGTCGTCGCCCGGCAGCAGCTTCAGGTACTCGCCGCTCGCCGCCTCGGAGACCCGGCGCCAGTTGGCCTCCGCGCCTCCCCCGGCGGGGGTCGAGAGGATCGTGAGCCGAGCATCCGCTTCGAAGGCCCGCACCGCCTCGAGGGTGCCGTCGGTCGAGGAGTGGTCGGCGACGATGAGCTCGAAGTCGTCGTGCCGCTGAGCCAGCACGGAGCCGACCGCCTCGGCGATGTAGGCGGCGTTGTCGAAGGCCGGGATGACGACGGAGAGCTTCGGCATCAGCGGGGCTCGGTCGTGTTGGTGCCGACGTGCAGCTCGGTGGCGGCCTCGGCCTCGGCGGCGCCGCGGCGGAACGAGAAGCCCTTGTGCCCGAACCAGCTGATCGCCGTGGTGATCACCAGGATCGACAGCTGCGCGAGGATGCGGTTCCAGCCGAAGCCGACGAGCACCGGCAGGATGACGGCGTTGATCGCGATGGCCACCAGATAGACGCTCTCGAACCGCGCGAGGTCGCGCCAGACGTGACCGCGCACCTTGAAGACGAAGCGGCGGTACATCACGAAGGCGAACAGCACCCCCAGCACGTGTGCGCAGGCGAGGGTGCCGAGCGAGCCGACGGTCTCGTTGACGGCCTGGTCGAGCCAGGCGCCGACGGTGAGGTCGAAGGCGATGAAGAAGAGGAAGCCGACGCCGGTGTTGGTGGCGCCGACGAGCAGGAACGCGATGCGCTGGTCGTGGATCAGCCGCAGCAGGGGTCCGGGCTCGCCCGCCTGCTGAGGATCCGTCACGCAGGCCACTCTAGAGGCCCGAGCCGTCAGCGAGCCGAGCGACACCCGCCCCACTCCGGGGGCGTCCTCCGGCCCTCCCGTACAATCGGGAGCGACCACATCTGAGGAGACCTCCCCACCATGAAGATTCTTGTCACCGGCGGAGCCGGATTCATCGGCTCCAACTTCGTCCGACGCACGCTCGAAGACGCCTACCCCGGCCTCGAGGGTGCCGAGGTCGTCGTGCTCGACGCTCTGACCTACTCGGGCAACCTCGACAACCTGCTGCCGGTGAAGGACAGCCCCCGGCTCACCTTCGTGAACGGCGACATCCGCAACGGCCAGCTGCTCGACGACCTGTTCCCCGGGCTCGACGCGGTCGTGCACTTCGCCGCCGAGTCGCACGTCGACCGCTCGGTGCGCGACGCCTCGATCTTCGTCGAGACCAACGTGCTCGGCACCCAGCAGCTGCTCGACGCCGCGCTCCGCAACAACCTCCCCCGCTTCGTGCACGTCTCCACCGACGAGGTCTACGGCTCGATCGCCGAGGGCTCCTGGGCCGAAGACCGTCCGCTCGAGCCGAACTCGCCCTACTCGGCCTCGAAGGCCGGCAGCGACCTGCTCGCCCGCTCCTACCACCGCACGCACGGCATGAACATCTCGATCACGCGCTGCTCGAACAACTACGGGCCGTACCACTTCCCCGAGAAGGTCATCCCGCTGTTCGTCACCAACCTGATCGACGACAAGCACGTGCCGCTCTACGGCGAGGGCAACAACATCCGCGACTGGCTGCACGTCGACGACCACACCCGTGGCATCGCCATGGTGCTCGCGAACGGCCGCGCCGGAGAGATCTACAACATCGGCGGCGGCACCGAGCTGACCAACAAGGAGCTCACGCAGCTGCTGCTCGACGCGACCGGCAAGGACTGGTCATACGTCGACCGCGTCGCCGACCGCCTCGGCCACGACCTGCGCTACTCGGTCGACATCTCCAAGATCCGTGACGAGCTCGGCTACGAGCCGCAGGTGCCGTTCGAGCAGGGCCTGGCCGACGTGGTGCAGTGGTACCGCGACAACCGGCAGTGGTGGGAGCCCCTCAAGGCCCGCGCGGCCCTGAGCTGAGCGTCGCCCATCCGATGACTCGCTATCTCATCACCGGGGCGGCCGGGATGCTCGGCCGCGACCTGCAGGAGGCCCTCGCGGGCCGCGACGTCGTGGCGCTCACCCGAGCCGAGCTCGACATCACCGACGCCTCGGCCGTGGCCGCCGCTGTCGCGGGCGTCGACGTCGTGTTCAACTGCGCCGCCTACACCGCGGTCGACGCGGCCGAGACCGACGAGGAGGCCGCCCGGCTGGTCAACGCCGTCGGGCCGGCCACCCTCGCCGCCGCCACCCGGGCGACCGGCGCGAAGCTCGTGCAGATCTCCACCGACTACGTCTTCCAGGGCGACGCCACGTCGCCCTACTCCGAGGACGAGCCGCGTGACCCGCTGAACGCCTACGGCCGCACCAAGGCCGGCGGCGAGGAGGCGGTGCTCACGGGCAACCCCACCGGCGGTTACGTCGTGCGCACGGCCTGGCTGTACGGCCGGCACGGGGCGAACTTCCCCGCGACCATGCTCCGGCTCGGCCGCGAGCGCGACAGCGTCTCGGTGGTGCACGACCAGGTCGGGCAGCCCACCTGGACCGCCGATCTCGCCCGTCAGCTGGTGCTCCTGGCCGACTCGGATGCTCCGGCCGGCGTCTATCACGGCACCAACTCGGGCCAGGGTTCGTGGTTCGACTTCGCCCGGGCGACCTTTCAGGAAGCCGGACTCGACCCTGATAAGGTCAAGCCCACGGACAGCTCGCAGTTTGTTCGTCCCGCCCCGCGTCCCGCGTACTCCGTGCTCGGGCACGACGCGTGGTCCCGAGCGGGATTGGAGCCCATGCGAGACTGGCGCACCGCGTTGCACGAGGCGGTGACCTCGGGAGTTTTTGGAGAGTAATGGCCACGCTGCGGGTAGTCGTCGACCAGCTCGTGGCTCCGGTCCCGGGCGGCATCGGCCGGTACACGCTCGAGCTCACCCGGCAGCTGATAGCCACCGCTCCCCGTGACTGCGACGTCGAGGGCATCGTCTCGGCTATCCCGCAGGCGACGGCCGACTCGCTCTCCTCGCGTCTGCCCGGCCTCGCAGGGCTGCACCGCGCCACCCTGCCCCGGCGTGAGCTCGCGGCGGCCTGGCAGCACGGCGTCATCGGCTCCTCGGGCTCGGGCATGGTCCATGCCACGAGCCTGATGGCGCCGCTGCGCAAGCACGACCGCCGCGCCGACATCGGCACGCAGACCGCCGTCACGATCCACGACGTCGTGCCCTGGACGCATCCCGAGACCCTCACCCCACGCGGCGTCAGCTGGCACCGGGCCATGGCGAAACGGGCGGCCCGCTACGCCGACGCCGTCGTCGTGCCGACGCACGCGGTGGCCGAGGAGCTGTCGCGGCACTTCCGCTTCGGCGACCGCCTGCGCGTCATTGGCGGCGCCGTCAGCGACGAGCTGCGGCTGCCCGCGAACCCCGCGGCGCGCGCCCTCGAGCTCTCACTCCCCGACGAATATTTGCTCGCCGTCGGCACGCTCGAGCCGCGCAAGGGGCTCGCGGCGCTGATCGAGGCGCTCGCTCTGCCGGCCACCGGCTCGCTGCCGCTGCTGATCGCCGGCCCCTCCGGGTGGGGCGACGTCGACGTGGCGTCCGTCGCCGCCGCGGCCGGGGTCGACCCCGCGCGGGTGCGCGTGCTCGGCTTCCTCAGCGACACCGACCTCGCGCTCGTGCTCGAGCGCGCCACGGTCTTCGTCTACCCGAGCCTCGCGGAGGGCTTCGGCCTGCCGCTGATCGAGGCCTTCGACTTCGGCACGCCCGTCATCCACGCCGACGTGCCGGCGCTGCTCGAGGTCGCCGACGGCTCCACGCACGTCGTTACCCGCACGACCCCCGCGGAGTATCCGGGGCAGCTCGCGGCCGCCATCGCCGACGTCGTCTCCGACGCGGCGCTGCGCACCCGCCTCTCGATCTCGGGCCTCGACCGTGCCCGCGCCTTCTCCTGGCGCGACTCGGCCGAGAAGGTCTGGCAGCTCCACGCGGACCTGTAAGTAGCCGCGCCGCCGCCTCTGCGGCGCGGGCAGCACGCGGTGCCGCCGTCGCGCGAGCGGTCCCCAGCCGCGCCGCCGCCTCTGCGGCGCGGGCGACACCCGGTGCCGCCGTCGCGCGAGCGGTCCCCAGCCGCGCCGCCGCCTCTGCGGCGCGGGCGACACCCGGTGCCGCCGTCAGGCGTCCGTGGCTGCGCCGCGGCCGTGCGGCGCCGGTACCGCCACCGGTCACCGTGTACGGCCCGTCGCGTCGTGCCCGCCCGCCTGCGACCTGACACAACTCGTGGCAGGTCACCCCCACCCGACACAACTCGTGGCAGGTCGGTCGGGGTCGGAGGGGGCTACTGGGCGGCGGAGTCGGTCGCCGTCGAGAGGACGAGGGCGTCGGCGACCGTCTGGTGCACGACGTCCCAGTCGGGGTTCTCCGGGTCGATCAGGGGCGGCGTCATGTCGACGCGGTCGATCGGAAGCTCCTTCGTCTTCATCGCGAGGTCGATGAAGTACGACAGGGTCGACTGCGGGATGTCCGTCTGCACCACCTGGGTGCCCGCCTCCACGATGCCCTGGAACTTCGTGAGGACGTTCACCGGCTGGAACTGCTGCAGGATGGCCGTCTGCAGCTCGCCCTGCCGCTGCATCCGGTCGTAGTCGCTCGTGGTGTGCCGGGAACGCGCGTACCAGAGGGCCGTGTAGCCGTTCATGTGCTGCTCGCCGGGCCAGATCCAGCCCTCGATCTCGTTGCCCTCCTCGTCGCCGCCCATGGGCAGCGCCTCGGTGACGTTGATGTCCACGCCGCCGAGCGCGTCGATGAGGTCGGAGAAGCCCTGCATGTCGATCATCACGTAGTACTGGATCGTGATGCCCAGGGCGCCCTCGATCGCATCCTTCGTCGCCTCGACACCCGGGTTCGAACCCTCGGCCTCGGCGTTCGGGTACAGGTCCTGGTCGAAGGCCTCGACCCGCGGGTAGAGGAAGCTGATCTGGCAGTCGCTGCCGCAGTCGTAGCTGCCGTCGGGAGCGTAGTCGCTGCCGATCAGCGGCGAGTCGGCGACGATCGGCACCTGCTGCAGATCGCGCGGCACCCCGATCATCGTCGCGCGGCCCGTGTCGGCCTCGATCGACACCACGGTCATGCTGTCGGGCCGCATGCCGTCGCGGTCGGGCCCGGCGTCACCGCCGAGCAGCAGGATGTTGTACCGCCCGTCGACGGGAGGTTCGGCCGCGGCCTGCGCCGAGAACACCGAGTTGAGCCCGTCGGCGGCCACGTTCGCGTACCAGGCGCCGGCTGCCGCGACCCCCGAGGTGCCCACCAGCAGCAGCACGGAGAACGAGGCCAGCCACGGCCGCGCCCGCTCCCCCACCCGCACGAAGCGCACGAGGCGGAGAGTGTCGAGGGTCAGCACGATCCACAGCACGGCGTACGCGATCAGCACCACCTGCACGAGCAGCAGCGGGATCGGGTTCGTCGCGATCGAGAAGATCACCTGCGGCCAGATCAGGTAGATCACGAAGCCGACCACGGCGATCGCCCAGAGGCTGAGCGTGAAGTACAGCCCGAAGCGGCCGAGCTTGCGGTTGCCCGCGAGCACCTGCGCCGAGCCCGGGATGAGCACGTTGAGCACCACCAGCCACCACCCGCGTACGGTCATGGCCTTGGGCGAGGTGGTGTCCGGGTACCGGATCGGGCTGACGGTCGCGCTGCCGTTCATCGTGGTCATAGGCGGGTCTGCGTGGTCATAGGCGGGTTTGGAGGTTTTCGTTCTTCTGCGCGACGAGCTCCGAGAGCTCGGCGCGATAACGGTCGAGGGCGTCGGCAAGCCCATCATCACCGGTCGAGAGAATGCTGACAGCGATGAGAGCGGCGTTCTTGGCACCACCGATCGACACGGTGGCGACCGGGATGCCCGCCGGCATCTGCACGATGGAGAGAAGTGAATCGAGACCGTCGAGGCGGGCCAACGGCACCGGAACCCCGACGACCGGCAGTGTCGTGACGGCCGCGATCATCCCGGGCAGATGCGCCGCCCCGCCGGCCCCGGCGATGACGACCTTGAGCCCGCGCTCACGCGCCGTGCGCCCGTACTCGATCATGGCCTCGGGCGTGCGGTGTGCCGACACGACGCGCACCTCGTGCGGCACGCCGAAGTCCTTCAGCACCTGCACGGCGTCGCTCATGACGGAGAAGTCGGAATCCGACCCCATGACGACACCCACGACGGCTCTCTCTTCGGGCATGCCCCCATCGTAGAGTCGCTCCCGCCGGCTCCTGCGGAGCGGCGCGCTTGCATGGCTCAATCGGGTAGGTAGCTTTCGAGCTGGGTCTTCACGGTTTCCGAGACCGCGTTGGGACCGCCGAGCAGCACGATCCGATAGGGCGCCAACCGCTCCAGCTCGGCCGCGACCGGCCCCGGGACGCCGTCCTTCGTCACCAGCAGCACCGGCGCCCCGCCGACGATCGCCGCCGGCCCGCCTGCGAGCGCATCCGGGAACGCCTGCCCCGACGCCACGTACACCGTGTACGTGTGCGGCCGGAACGACCTCTTCGACGCCGCCGCCGCCACCGCGAACCGGTCCGGCCCGTCGATCCGGATGACCGTCGCCTGCTTCTCGACCTCGGCGACGACCGCGGCGCTGACCGCTTGCTCCCCGCCCAGCACGTACACGTACTGCGCCTTCAACCGCCCGATCTCCGTCCCCACCGCGGTGGGGAGCGCGTTCTTCTGCGTCAGCAGCACCGGCCCCTTCTCCCGCCCCGTCAACGGCGACGCCGACAGCGCGTCCGGGAAGGTCTCCCCCGACGCCAGATACGCATAGGTCGCCCCATCCGGGAACGCCTTCGCCGAGATCGCCGCCGAAACCGCGAACCGATCCGGCCCGCCGATCCGCGACACCGGCCCGAACTCCCCCAACGCCCTCTCCACCCCGGCGCTCACCGCGGCAGTCCCGCCCAGCACCACGATCCGCCCCGGCCGCAACCTCCGCAGCTCGTCCGCCGTGGCCGTCGGCACCCCGTCCCGCGTCACCAGCAGCACCGGCCCACCCGCCAGCCCGGCCGCCGCCGCCCCGCTCAACGCATCGGCGAACACCTCCCCCGACGCCACGTACGCCACCGGCGCCGCTCCCGACTCGAACGTGTCCCGCGACACCCCCGCCGCCACCGCGAACCGATCCGCACCGCCCACCCG of the Herbiconiux flava genome contains:
- the rfbD gene encoding dTDP-4-dehydrorhamnose reductase — protein: MTRYLITGAAGMLGRDLQEALAGRDVVALTRAELDITDASAVAAAVAGVDVVFNCAAYTAVDAAETDEEAARLVNAVGPATLAAATRATGAKLVQISTDYVFQGDATSPYSEDEPRDPLNAYGRTKAGGEEAVLTGNPTGGYVVRTAWLYGRHGANFPATMLRLGRERDSVSVVHDQVGQPTWTADLARQLVLLADSDAPAGVYHGTNSGQGSWFDFARATFQEAGLDPDKVKPTDSSQFVRPAPRPAYSVLGHDAWSRAGLEPMRDWRTALHEAVTSGVFGE
- a CDS encoding glycosyltransferase family 4 protein, with the protein product MATLRVVVDQLVAPVPGGIGRYTLELTRQLIATAPRDCDVEGIVSAIPQATADSLSSRLPGLAGLHRATLPRRELAAAWQHGVIGSSGSGMVHATSLMAPLRKHDRRADIGTQTAVTIHDVVPWTHPETLTPRGVSWHRAMAKRAARYADAVVVPTHAVAEELSRHFRFGDRLRVIGGAVSDELRLPANPAARALELSLPDEYLLAVGTLEPRKGLAALIEALALPATGSLPLLIAGPSGWGDVDVASVAAAAGVDPARVRVLGFLSDTDLALVLERATVFVYPSLAEGFGLPLIEAFDFGTPVIHADVPALLEVADGSTHVVTRTTPAEYPGQLAAAIADVVSDAALRTRLSISGLDRARAFSWRDSAEKVWQLHADL
- the rfbB gene encoding dTDP-glucose 4,6-dehydratase translates to MKILVTGGAGFIGSNFVRRTLEDAYPGLEGAEVVVLDALTYSGNLDNLLPVKDSPRLTFVNGDIRNGQLLDDLFPGLDAVVHFAAESHVDRSVRDASIFVETNVLGTQQLLDAALRNNLPRFVHVSTDEVYGSIAEGSWAEDRPLEPNSPYSASKAGSDLLARSYHRTHGMNISITRCSNNYGPYHFPEKVIPLFVTNLIDDKHVPLYGEGNNIRDWLHVDDHTRGIAMVLANGRAGEIYNIGGGTELTNKELTQLLLDATGKDWSYVDRVADRLGHDLRYSVDISKIRDELGYEPQVPFEQGLADVVQWYRDNRQWWEPLKARAALS
- a CDS encoding GtrA family protein: MTDPQQAGEPGPLLRLIHDQRIAFLLVGATNTGVGFLFFIAFDLTVGAWLDQAVNETVGSLGTLACAHVLGVLFAFVMYRRFVFKVRGHVWRDLARFESVYLVAIAINAVILPVLVGFGWNRILAQLSILVITTAISWFGHKGFSFRRGAAEAEAATELHVGTNTTEPR
- a CDS encoding LCP family protein, whose translation is MTTMNGSATVSPIRYPDTTSPKAMTVRGWWLVVLNVLIPGSAQVLAGNRKLGRFGLYFTLSLWAIAVVGFVIYLIWPQVIFSIATNPIPLLLVQVVLIAYAVLWIVLTLDTLRLVRFVRVGERARPWLASFSVLLLVGTSGVAAAGAWYANVAADGLNSVFSAQAAAEPPVDGRYNILLLGGDAGPDRDGMRPDSMTVVSIEADTGRATMIGVPRDLQQVPIVADSPLIGSDYAPDGSYDCGSDCQISFLYPRVEAFDQDLYPNAEAEGSNPGVEATKDAIEGALGITIQYYVMIDMQGFSDLIDALGGVDINVTEALPMGGDEEGNEIEGWIWPGEQHMNGYTALWYARSRHTTSDYDRMQRQGELQTAILQQFQPVNVLTKFQGIVEAGTQVVQTDIPQSTLSYFIDLAMKTKELPIDRVDMTPPLIDPENPDWDVVHQTVADALVLSTATDSAAQ
- the purE gene encoding 5-(carboxyamino)imidazole ribonucleotide mutase; this encodes MPEERAVVGVVMGSDSDFSVMSDAVQVLKDFGVPHEVRVVSAHRTPEAMIEYGRTARERGLKVVIAGAGGAAHLPGMIAAVTTLPVVGVPVPLARLDGLDSLLSIVQMPAGIPVATVSIGGAKNAALIAVSILSTGDDGLADALDRYRAELSELVAQKNENLQTRL
- a CDS encoding glycosyltransferase family 2 protein; translation: MPKLSVVIPAFDNAAYIAEAVGSVLAQRHDDFELIVADHSSTDGTLEAVRAFEADARLTILSTPAGGGAEANWRRVSEAASGEYLKLLPGDDLLYPGALEAHSEALDAHPSVVLVSSPRDIVDARGKVTIRNRGLQGVRRAVQPGVEAIRQTVRKGTNVFGEPGCVTMRRAELEAAGGWDARFPYLIDQTSYSKVLLRGDYLPVDRTLAVFRVNDTQWSVALVDEQSTQAKAYHAWCREQAPDVISAADVRLGDRRAELMALARRGYYALNARRMRAAR